A genomic stretch from Hymenobacter psoromatis includes:
- a CDS encoding branched-chain amino acid aminotransferase: protein MQAYFRHFQRLAEAGTYSELTGLPLPKPAFFNWTTDILEGLHVAERPDQPALVLADDAGSQTISYAELAACANRLLNFWRGAGVRPGQAVLLMVPVCAELWDTYVAGIKGGQLLIPAASILTVSDLEYRFDRLLPAVVIADAENAAKIDAAEQALGQRIGLKMLVGSAERPGWVGFAGLAGLPATAEAAPTRPDDPLFLFFTSGTTGLPKVVTHTHFSYPVGHLSTAAWIGLRPGDRHCNISQSGWAKFAWSSFFAPLSVGATLVAYQGSGRFAAGPLLAALVRERVTTFCAPPTVLRLLVLENLAPYPFTFRECVSAGEPLNPEVIEAWQRGTGVLLRDGYGQTESTAMIYNLPGSAVRLGSMGRPSFMYDIVIADEQGTLLPDLAEGHIAVRTDTGRPNGLFTEYFGEPARAASVFRHGLYYTGDKAYRDPDGYLWFVGRDDDVIKSSDYRVGPFEVESVLVEHPAVVEAAVVGVPHPIKGHEIKAFVILTPGTAPTPSLARELFAYGRARLAPYKMPRVLEFVPELPKTISGKIRRVELRARPSGEEGGRDEFFYEK, encoded by the coding sequence ATGCAAGCCTACTTCCGTCATTTTCAGCGCCTGGCCGAGGCGGGCACCTATTCCGAGCTGACCGGGCTACCCCTTCCGAAACCCGCATTCTTTAACTGGACGACTGACATTCTGGAGGGCCTGCACGTGGCTGAGCGCCCCGACCAGCCGGCCCTGGTGCTGGCCGACGACGCTGGCAGCCAGACGATTAGCTACGCCGAGCTGGCTGCGTGCGCCAACCGGCTGCTCAATTTCTGGCGCGGCGCGGGCGTGCGGCCGGGCCAGGCCGTGCTGCTGATGGTGCCCGTGTGCGCCGAGCTTTGGGATACTTATGTGGCGGGCATCAAGGGCGGGCAGTTGCTGATACCGGCGGCCAGCATCCTCACGGTGAGCGACCTGGAATACCGCTTCGACCGGCTGCTGCCCGCCGTGGTGATTGCTGACGCCGAGAACGCCGCCAAAATCGACGCCGCCGAGCAGGCTTTGGGCCAGCGCATTGGCCTTAAGATGCTGGTGGGCAGCGCCGAGCGGCCGGGCTGGGTGGGCTTCGCGGGGCTGGCCGGGCTGCCCGCCACCGCCGAAGCCGCCCCCACGCGGCCCGACGACCCACTGTTCCTATTCTTCACCTCGGGCACCACCGGCCTGCCCAAAGTGGTGACGCACACGCACTTTTCCTACCCCGTGGGCCACCTCAGCACCGCCGCCTGGATTGGGCTGCGGCCCGGCGACCGGCACTGCAACATCTCGCAGTCGGGCTGGGCCAAGTTTGCCTGGAGCAGCTTTTTCGCACCGCTGAGCGTGGGGGCTACGCTGGTGGCCTACCAGGGCAGCGGGCGCTTCGCGGCGGGGCCGCTGCTGGCGGCGCTGGTGCGCGAACGCGTCACCACGTTTTGCGCGCCGCCCACCGTGCTGCGCCTGCTAGTGCTCGAAAACCTGGCGCCCTACCCCTTCACTTTTCGCGAATGCGTGAGCGCCGGCGAGCCGCTGAACCCGGAGGTAATTGAGGCGTGGCAGCGCGGCACGGGCGTTTTGCTGCGCGATGGCTACGGCCAGACCGAGAGCACGGCCATGATTTACAACCTGCCCGGCAGCGCCGTGCGCCTGGGCAGCATGGGCCGGCCGTCGTTTATGTACGACATCGTGATCGCCGACGAGCAAGGCACCCTGCTGCCCGACCTGGCCGAGGGCCACATCGCGGTGCGCACCGACACGGGCCGGCCCAACGGCTTGTTCACGGAATATTTTGGCGAGCCGGCGCGGGCGGCCAGCGTGTTTCGGCACGGCCTGTACTACACCGGCGACAAGGCTTACCGCGACCCCGACGGCTACCTCTGGTTCGTGGGCCGCGACGACGACGTGATAAAATCGAGCGACTACCGCGTGGGGCCGTTCGAGGTCGAGAGCGTGCTCGTGGAGCACCCGGCCGTGGTGGAAGCCGCCGTGGTGGGCGTGCCGCACCCCATCAAGGGCCACGAAATCAAGGCGTTCGTGATTCTCACGCCCGGCACGGCCCCTACCCCCTCGCTGGCGCGCGAGCTGTTTGCCTACGGCCGCGCCCGCCTGGCACCCTACAAAATGCCCCGCGTGCTGGAGTTCGTGCCCGAGCTGCCCAAAACCATCAGCGGCAAAATCCGGCGGGTGGAGTTGCGCGCCCGCCCCAGCGGCGAGGAGGGGGGTAGGGACGAGTTTTTCTACGAGAAATAG
- a CDS encoding transcription-repair coupling factor: MQVADFLRLYRLDAELQTLSARLLAAVQPAHAGQSADEAAHGGELRVQLRGLVGSQDAVVAAASAHHAHPNLFILHDKDEAALFMADLRHLLPDGPEALLFPSSYKRPYEFDETENANVLMRAEVLNQLNASRNPEAAALGKAPLIVTYPEALSEKVINRQSLVQNTFSAKVGDKLDVNFLGELLAQYDFEKSDFVYEAGQYAVRGGIVDVFSYANELPYRLELFGDEIESIRTFNPETQLSVEPRPSVSIIPNVQTKLLQERRESFLEFLPRTSCLWVKDMRQTLDVVTELFDKAESNFKRLVEEVGGVQIVSKPADLFEGGRGLKKCLEEFAIVEFGKRFYFKNSQEFQFTAKPQPSFNKDFDRLMKNIRENKVRDFTTIIAADSVRQADRLRTIFDELDPNVQFQHLLIALREGYVDEQLGLAVYTDHQLFERYYRAQETRKFSKKKALTLRELKTLQPGDYVTHQDYGIARFAGLTQVELNGHVQEAIRLVYRDDDVLTVSIHSLHKIAKYSGAEGSPPTMSKLGSPEWENKKKSVKKKVKDIAADLIRLYAKRKTAPGFAFAKDDFMQAELESSFIWEDTPDQAKATEDVKNDMQQPHPMDRLVCGDVGFGKTEVAIRAAFKAAANGKQVAVLVPTTILAMQHYKTFRDRLANLPVTVEYINRFKTAKQIKETMERVAAGRTDILIGTHALTNKKLQFKDLGLLIIDEEQKFGVKTKDKLKEIKVNVDTLTLSATPIPRTLHFSLMGARDLSVIATPPPNRQPVQTELQVFDEIIIRDAIARELKRGGQVFFVHNRVSDIEEMAAMILRLVPNARVTFAHGQMDGDSLEKRMMKFVEGEYDVLVSTNIIESGLDIPNANTIIINRAHLTGLSDLHQMRGRVGRSNRKAYCYLLTPPVANLPADARKRLHTLEEFSDLGAGFNVAMRDLDIRGAGNLLGGEQSGFINDLGYEAYHQVLDEAVQELKETEFRDLFLGEGTGGTSQQRLQMAAGALNSPKETQIETDLPVLIPDTYVNNVSERLQLYAKLDRAQKPEELAKLVASMTDRFGPLPEQVQQLVDIVKLRWQAARLGLEKLTLKRETLRAYLPAGPGHEAYFQGEQFGLILNFVQTHPRTARMKDQKDKLQVTFDGIRGVGMAQQLLAKLGAAEMVLA, encoded by the coding sequence GTGCAAGTAGCTGATTTTCTTCGCCTTTACCGCCTCGACGCCGAACTGCAAACCCTGAGCGCCCGCCTGTTGGCCGCGGTTCAGCCCGCCCACGCCGGGCAATCGGCCGACGAGGCGGCGCACGGCGGCGAGCTGCGCGTGCAACTGCGCGGCCTGGTGGGCTCGCAGGATGCCGTGGTGGCGGCGGCCAGCGCCCACCACGCGCACCCCAACCTGTTCATCCTGCACGACAAGGACGAGGCGGCGCTCTTCATGGCCGACCTGCGCCACCTGCTGCCCGACGGGCCGGAGGCGCTGCTTTTCCCCAGCTCCTACAAGCGGCCCTACGAGTTTGACGAGACGGAAAACGCTAACGTGCTGATGCGCGCCGAGGTGCTTAACCAGCTCAATGCCAGCCGTAACCCCGAAGCAGCAGCGCTGGGCAAGGCCCCGCTCATCGTGACCTACCCCGAGGCGCTGAGCGAGAAGGTCATCAACCGGCAAAGCCTGGTGCAGAACACGTTTTCGGCCAAGGTGGGCGACAAGCTGGACGTGAATTTTCTGGGTGAATTGCTGGCGCAATACGACTTTGAGAAGTCGGATTTCGTGTACGAGGCGGGGCAATACGCAGTGCGCGGCGGCATCGTGGACGTGTTCAGCTACGCGAATGAGCTGCCGTACCGACTGGAATTATTTGGCGATGAGATTGAGAGTATCCGTACGTTCAATCCCGAAACCCAGCTTTCGGTGGAGCCGCGCCCCTCGGTGAGCATTATTCCCAACGTGCAGACCAAGCTCTTGCAGGAGCGCCGCGAGTCGTTTCTGGAGTTTTTGCCCCGCACCAGCTGCCTGTGGGTGAAGGACATGCGCCAGACGCTGGACGTGGTGACGGAGCTATTCGACAAGGCCGAGAGCAACTTCAAGCGGCTGGTGGAAGAGGTTGGCGGCGTGCAAATCGTGTCGAAGCCCGCCGACCTATTTGAGGGGGGTAGGGGTCTGAAAAAATGTCTGGAGGAGTTTGCCATCGTGGAGTTTGGCAAGCGATTTTACTTCAAGAACTCGCAGGAATTCCAGTTTACGGCCAAGCCGCAGCCGAGCTTTAATAAGGACTTCGACCGGCTGATGAAGAATATCCGGGAGAATAAAGTCCGGGATTTCACCACCATTATTGCGGCCGACTCGGTGCGGCAGGCCGACCGGCTGCGCACGATTTTTGACGAGCTTGACCCGAACGTGCAGTTTCAGCACCTGCTCATTGCCCTGCGCGAAGGCTACGTGGATGAGCAGTTGGGCCTGGCAGTTTATACGGACCACCAGCTGTTTGAGCGCTACTACCGAGCGCAGGAAACGCGGAAATTTTCCAAGAAAAAAGCCCTGACGCTGCGCGAACTGAAGACCTTGCAGCCCGGCGACTACGTGACGCACCAAGACTACGGCATCGCGCGCTTCGCGGGGCTGACGCAGGTGGAGCTGAACGGCCACGTCCAGGAGGCTATTCGGCTGGTTTATCGGGATGATGACGTGCTCACGGTGAGCATTCACTCCTTGCACAAGATTGCGAAATATAGCGGCGCGGAGGGCTCGCCGCCCACCATGAGCAAGCTCGGTTCGCCGGAGTGGGAGAACAAGAAAAAGTCGGTCAAGAAAAAGGTCAAGGATATCGCGGCCGACCTTATCCGGCTGTATGCCAAGCGGAAGACGGCACCGGGCTTCGCGTTCGCGAAGGACGATTTTATGCAGGCCGAGCTGGAATCAAGCTTCATTTGGGAGGACACGCCCGACCAGGCCAAAGCTACCGAGGACGTAAAAAACGACATGCAGCAGCCCCACCCGATGGACCGGCTCGTGTGCGGCGACGTGGGCTTTGGCAAGACGGAAGTGGCCATTCGGGCGGCCTTCAAGGCGGCGGCCAATGGCAAGCAAGTGGCTGTGTTAGTGCCGACTACGATTCTGGCGATGCAGCACTACAAGACGTTTCGGGACCGGCTGGCCAACCTGCCGGTAACGGTGGAGTACATCAACCGCTTCAAAACGGCCAAGCAGATAAAGGAGACGATGGAGCGCGTGGCGGCGGGCCGGACCGATATTCTCATCGGCACGCACGCGCTCACCAATAAGAAGCTGCAATTCAAGGACTTGGGCCTGCTTATTATTGACGAGGAGCAGAAATTCGGCGTCAAGACCAAGGACAAGCTCAAGGAAATAAAGGTGAACGTGGACACGCTCACGCTCTCGGCCACGCCGATACCGCGCACGCTGCACTTTTCCTTGATGGGCGCGCGCGATTTGAGCGTGATTGCTACCCCCCCGCCCAACCGCCAACCGGTGCAAACGGAGTTGCAGGTATTTGACGAAATCATCATCCGCGATGCGATTGCGCGGGAATTGAAGCGCGGCGGGCAGGTGTTTTTCGTGCACAACCGGGTGAGCGACATCGAGGAGATGGCGGCCATGATACTGCGCCTCGTGCCCAACGCCCGCGTGACCTTCGCCCACGGCCAGATGGACGGCGACTCGCTCGAAAAGCGCATGATGAAGTTCGTGGAGGGCGAGTACGACGTGCTGGTTTCGACCAATATTATCGAGAGCGGGCTCGACATTCCAAACGCTAACACCATCATCATCAACCGGGCGCACCTCACCGGCCTCAGCGACCTGCACCAGATGCGCGGCCGCGTGGGCCGCTCGAACCGCAAGGCGTATTGCTACCTGCTGACGCCACCGGTGGCCAACCTGCCCGCCGACGCCCGCAAGCGCCTGCACACGCTGGAGGAGTTTTCGGACCTCGGGGCGGGCTTCAACGTGGCCATGCGCGACCTCGACATTCGGGGCGCGGGCAATTTGCTGGGCGGCGAGCAGTCGGGCTTTATTAATGACCTGGGCTATGAGGCTTATCACCAGGTGCTTGACGAGGCCGTGCAGGAATTGAAAGAAACCGAGTTTCGGGACTTGTTTTTGGGCGAAGGCACGGGCGGCACCAGCCAGCAGCGCCTGCAAATGGCGGCCGGGGCGCTCAACTCGCCCAAGGAAACGCAGATTGAAACCGACTTGCCGGTGCTCATTCCTGACACCTACGTGAACAACGTGTCGGAGCGCCTGCAGCTCTACGCCAAGCTCGACCGCGCCCAAAAACCGGAGGAGCTGGCCAAGCTGGTGGCCAGCATGACCGACCGTTTCGGGCCGCTGCCCGAGCAGGTGCAGCAGCTCGTGGACATTGTGAAGCTGCGCTGGCAAGCCGCTCGGCTGGGCCTGGAGAAGCTGACACTCAAGCGCGAAACGCTGCGCGCCTACCTGCCCGCCGGGCCGGGGCACGAGGCGTATTTCCAGGGCGAGCAGTTTGGGTTGATTCTCAACTTCGTACAGACCCACCCGCGCACCGCCCGCATGAAAGACCAGAAGGACAAGCTGCAAGTGACCTTCGACGGCATCAGGGGGGTAGGGATGGCCCAGCAGCTGCTCGCTAAGCTGGGTGCTGCCGAAATGGTGCTGGCCTAA
- a CDS encoding disulfide bond formation protein DsbA, which produces MKVEIWSDVVCPFCYIGKRKFEQALGGFAHRADVQVEWKSFQLTPDFVPTPGESIHASLAKKKGMPEAEGRRMSDHMTLIAKEVGLEYDFDKAIPANTFLAHQLIHFGAHHGRQDATKERLMAAYYLEGRDLNQLDTLTNLAAEIGLDAAAARQALLAGTYANEVRRDEYEAQQIGVQGVPFFVFDDKYAVSGAQPSEVFAEVLGKTWEEGHSKNQPVMLADGPACGPDGCD; this is translated from the coding sequence ATGAAAGTTGAAATCTGGTCCGACGTGGTATGCCCATTCTGCTACATCGGCAAGCGTAAGTTTGAACAAGCGCTCGGCGGGTTTGCCCACCGCGCCGACGTGCAGGTGGAGTGGAAAAGCTTCCAGCTCACGCCCGACTTTGTCCCTACCCCCGGCGAAAGCATCCATGCCTCGCTGGCCAAAAAGAAAGGTATGCCGGAGGCGGAAGGCCGCCGCATGAGCGACCATATGACTCTGATAGCCAAAGAGGTAGGTTTGGAATACGATTTCGATAAAGCCATTCCGGCCAATACCTTTCTGGCCCACCAGCTCATCCATTTCGGCGCGCACCACGGCCGGCAGGATGCCACCAAGGAGCGCCTCATGGCCGCCTACTACCTCGAAGGCCGCGACCTCAACCAGCTCGACACGCTCACCAACCTGGCCGCCGAAATCGGCCTCGACGCCGCCGCCGCCCGCCAGGCGCTGCTGGCCGGCACCTACGCCAACGAGGTGCGCCGCGACGAGTATGAGGCCCAGCAAATAGGCGTGCAGGGCGTGCCGTTTTTTGTCTTCGATGACAAGTACGCCGTGTCGGGCGCGCAGCCCAGCGAGGTCTTTGCCGAAGTGCTGGGCAAGACCTGGGAAGAAGGACATTCTAAAAACCAACCCGTTATGTTGGCCGACGGCCCCGCCTGCGGCCCCGACGGCTGCGACTAA
- a CDS encoding YajQ family cyclic di-GMP-binding protein (nucleotide binding property based on structural studies of Haemophilus influenzae crystallized protein in PDB Accession Number 1IN0 and NMR studies of Escherichia coli YajQ; the YajQ protein from Pseudomonas synringae appears to play a role in activation of bateriophage phi6 segment L transcription), producing the protein MPSFDIVSKVDPQTLENAINTAKKELATRYDLRDTKGGIELDKKGNAVLLSSENSMRIKALEDILLTRIVKQGIDGTALDFTAEEQASGALIKKTVKVRAGVDKDAGRKIIKAIKDSKIKVEAQMQDDQIRVTAKKIDDLQAVIALLRHTDNGQPLQFVNMKS; encoded by the coding sequence ATGCCCTCCTTCGATATCGTCAGCAAAGTTGACCCCCAAACGCTGGAAAACGCCATCAATACCGCCAAAAAAGAGCTGGCCACCCGCTACGACCTGCGCGATACCAAAGGCGGTATCGAACTGGACAAGAAGGGTAATGCGGTGCTGCTCAGCTCCGAAAACTCTATGCGTATCAAGGCCCTGGAAGATATTCTGCTCACCCGCATCGTAAAGCAGGGCATCGACGGCACGGCCCTCGACTTCACGGCCGAGGAACAGGCCAGCGGCGCGCTCATAAAGAAAACCGTGAAGGTGCGCGCCGGCGTGGACAAAGACGCGGGCCGTAAAATTATCAAAGCCATCAAAGACAGCAAAATCAAGGTCGAAGCCCAGATGCAGGACGACCAGATTCGGGTAACGGCCAAAAAAATTGATGACTTGCAGGCCGTCATCGCGCTGCTGCGCCACACCGACAATGGCCAGCCGCTTCAGTTCGTGAATATGAAAAGCTAG
- a CDS encoding gamma-glutamyl-phosphate reductase, with translation MSNYSAFFTAAQRASRALATVPAATIDALLRDLADALVSHTDFILQENAQDLARLPATDPRHDRLRLTPERLAGMAQDLRAVAALPSPLGAKLSEKILPNGLQLSKVRVPLGVVGIIYEARPNVTIDSLALCLKTGNACLLKGGSDAAASNAALMEVAGPVLLRHGLPLAAATLLPPERAATEALLRAVGLVDVVIPRGSQGLINYVRENARVPVIETGAGVVHTYFDVAGDLTTGAAIIANAKTRRVSVCNSLDCLLMHASRLPDLPALVAPLATARVQLFADAPALAALAGAYPPDLLASATEAHFGTEFLDYKLAIRTVPDFDAALDHIARHGSRHSEAIISENQANIDTFLQVVDAAAVYANASTAFTDGGQFGLGAEIGISTQKLHARGPMGLEELTSYKWLVRGTGQVRD, from the coding sequence ATGTCCAATTACTCCGCTTTCTTCACGGCGGCCCAGCGCGCCAGTCGCGCGCTGGCCACGGTGCCCGCCGCCACCATCGACGCGCTGCTGCGCGACCTAGCCGATGCCCTGGTGAGCCACACCGATTTTATTCTCCAAGAAAACGCCCAGGACCTGGCCCGCCTGCCCGCCACCGACCCGCGCCACGACCGCCTGCGCCTCACGCCTGAGCGGCTGGCCGGCATGGCTCAGGACCTGCGCGCCGTGGCCGCCCTACCCTCCCCGCTGGGCGCGAAGCTGAGCGAAAAAATCTTACCCAATGGCTTGCAGCTGAGTAAAGTGCGCGTGCCGCTGGGCGTGGTGGGCATCATCTACGAGGCGCGGCCCAACGTGACCATCGACAGCCTGGCGCTGTGCCTGAAAACCGGCAACGCCTGCCTGCTCAAGGGCGGCTCCGACGCGGCGGCATCCAATGCGGCGCTTATGGAGGTGGCCGGGCCGGTGCTGCTGCGCCACGGTCTGCCGCTGGCCGCCGCCACCCTCCTACCCCCCGAGCGCGCCGCCACCGAGGCCCTGCTGCGGGCCGTGGGCCTGGTCGATGTCGTGATTCCAAGGGGCAGCCAGGGGCTAATAAACTACGTGCGGGAAAACGCCCGCGTGCCCGTTATCGAAACCGGGGCCGGCGTGGTACACACGTATTTCGACGTGGCCGGCGACCTGACCACCGGCGCGGCCATTATTGCCAATGCCAAAACGCGCCGCGTGAGCGTGTGCAACTCCCTGGATTGCTTGCTAATGCACGCGAGCCGGCTGCCCGACCTGCCCGCGCTGGTGGCCCCGCTGGCCACCGCGCGAGTGCAGCTTTTTGCCGATGCGCCGGCCCTGGCGGCGCTGGCCGGTGCCTACCCCCCTGACTTGCTGGCAAGCGCCACGGAAGCGCATTTTGGCACCGAGTTTCTGGATTATAAACTGGCCATCAGGACCGTGCCCGACTTCGATGCGGCCCTCGACCACATTGCCCGCCACGGCTCGCGGCACAGCGAGGCTATTATCTCTGAAAATCAAGCGAATATCGATACTTTTTTGCAGGTCGTGGATGCGGCGGCCGTCTATGCCAACGCCTCCACGGCCTTCACCGACGGCGGGCAGTTTGGGCTGGGGGCCGAAATCGGTATCAGCACCCAAAAGCTGCACGCCCGCGGCCCGATGGGCCTGGAAGAGCTGACCAGCTACAAATGGCTGGTGCGCGGCACCGGCCAGGTACGCGACTGA
- a CDS encoding aldo/keto reductase codes for MEYQKLGSSDVRVSRITFGSWAAGGWMWGGTEQNDAVGAIHAAYDLGVTSIDTAPVYGMGLSEQIVGEAIRSLPRDKVQILTKFGMRWDQPKGDFAMKTKDNQNRDLDVYKYASRASIIQECEESLQRLGTDYIDLYQQHWPDVTTPISETMEAVQRLIEQGKVRAVGVSNYSVAQMTEAEKTLKLASNQVPFSLLRRDIEKDVVLYAQQHGLGILVYSPLQLGLLTGKIKPGQHFDASDLRSTNRLFKPEAVTKVNAFLHKIRPLAEIKNASLGQLVLAWTLAQPGITVALVGARNPEQATQNARAMDVKLSFEEVDFINKQLAQAQL; via the coding sequence ATGGAATATCAGAAATTAGGCTCGTCCGACGTCCGCGTTTCGCGCATCACGTTTGGCAGCTGGGCGGCCGGCGGCTGGATGTGGGGCGGCACCGAGCAGAACGACGCCGTGGGTGCCATTCACGCCGCCTACGACCTCGGCGTGACCAGCATCGACACCGCGCCGGTCTATGGCATGGGCCTGAGCGAGCAGATTGTGGGCGAGGCCATCAGGAGCCTGCCGCGCGACAAGGTGCAGATTCTGACCAAGTTCGGGATGCGCTGGGACCAGCCCAAGGGCGATTTTGCCATGAAGACCAAAGACAACCAGAACCGCGACCTCGACGTGTATAAGTACGCCAGCCGCGCCAGCATTATCCAGGAATGCGAGGAGAGCCTCCAGCGCCTGGGCACCGACTACATCGACCTCTACCAGCAGCACTGGCCCGACGTGACGACGCCCATAAGCGAAACGATGGAGGCCGTGCAGCGCCTCATCGAGCAAGGAAAGGTGCGGGCCGTCGGCGTCAGCAACTACTCGGTGGCGCAAATGACCGAGGCCGAAAAAACGCTTAAGTTGGCCTCCAACCAGGTGCCTTTCAGCCTGTTGCGCCGCGATATTGAGAAAGACGTGGTGCTCTACGCGCAGCAGCACGGTCTGGGCATTCTGGTTTACAGCCCTTTGCAGCTGGGTTTATTAACCGGCAAAATCAAGCCCGGCCAGCACTTCGACGCGAGTGATTTGCGCAGCACCAACCGGCTTTTCAAGCCCGAGGCGGTGACCAAAGTCAACGCCTTTTTGCACAAAATCCGGCCGCTGGCCGAAATCAAAAACGCCAGCCTCGGCCAGCTCGTGCTAGCCTGGACGCTGGCGCAGCCCGGCATCACGGTGGCGCTGGTGGGCGCCCGCAACCCCGAGCAAGCTACCCAAAACGCCAGGGCGATGGACGTGAAACTCAGCTTTGAGGAGGTTGATTTCATCAACAAGCAGCTGGCGCAGGCGCAGTTGTAG
- a CDS encoding glutamate 5-kinase: MPLPYRRLVVKIGSNVLTQANGLPDEDRMAQLVSQLVGLKNQGCEVILVSSGAVAAGRSLITLPPRADAVRSRQLLAAVGQVKLLSLYAALLAPHGLLGAQVLVTKEDFRDRQHYLNMRNCFQELLQQNVIPIVNENDVISVTELMFTDNDELAGLVASMLDADALLILSNVDGIFDGDPARPGAQVIRHIAPHDTGFAEFVTATRSQFGRGGMLTKCSIAHKVAGLGISVHIANGKTPDILPNILNEKAISTWFEPSKRASRTKKWLAHAQAAQATVHVNAGARAALLAAGQATSLLPVGVVKIEGDFQKGDLVRLVDEASHALGLGLAEYGSDKARERLGQHGQRPLVHYDYLFLTADNVG, encoded by the coding sequence ATGCCCCTACCCTACCGCCGCCTGGTCGTCAAAATAGGCTCCAACGTGCTTACCCAGGCCAACGGCCTGCCCGATGAGGACCGCATGGCCCAGCTGGTGAGCCAGCTAGTGGGCCTCAAAAACCAGGGCTGCGAGGTTATCCTCGTGTCGTCGGGGGCGGTGGCGGCGGGGCGCAGCCTCATCACCCTACCCCCCCGCGCCGACGCGGTGCGCAGCCGCCAGCTGCTGGCCGCCGTGGGCCAGGTGAAACTACTGAGCCTGTATGCCGCGCTGCTGGCCCCGCACGGCCTGCTGGGCGCGCAGGTGCTGGTGACCAAAGAGGATTTTCGCGACCGCCAGCACTACCTGAACATGCGCAACTGCTTTCAGGAATTGCTCCAGCAAAACGTTATTCCCATTGTGAATGAGAACGATGTGATTTCGGTAACCGAATTGATGTTTACCGACAACGACGAGCTGGCGGGCCTGGTGGCCAGCATGCTCGACGCCGACGCGCTGCTGATTCTGAGCAACGTGGACGGCATTTTTGACGGCGACCCGGCGCGGCCGGGCGCGCAGGTAATCCGGCACATCGCGCCGCATGACACTGGCTTTGCTGAGTTCGTGACGGCCACGCGCTCGCAATTCGGGCGCGGCGGAATGCTCACCAAATGCTCCATTGCCCACAAGGTGGCGGGGCTGGGCATCAGCGTGCATATTGCCAACGGCAAGACGCCCGACATTCTACCTAATATTCTGAATGAGAAAGCCATCAGCACTTGGTTTGAGCCCAGCAAGCGGGCCTCGCGCACTAAAAAATGGCTGGCCCACGCGCAGGCCGCTCAGGCCACCGTGCACGTGAATGCCGGGGCGCGGGCGGCGCTACTGGCCGCCGGCCAGGCCACGAGCCTGCTGCCGGTGGGGGTAGTAAAAATCGAAGGCGATTTCCAGAAAGGCGACTTGGTGCGCCTCGTGGACGAGGCCAGCCACGCGCTGGGCCTGGGCCTGGCTGAATATGGTTCGGACAAGGCCCGTGAGCGGCTGGGCCAGCACGGCCAGCGCCCGCTAGTGCATTATGACTATTTATTTTTGACGGCCGATAATGTAGGGTAA